In Gammaproteobacteria bacterium, one genomic interval encodes:
- a CDS encoding DUF971 domain-containing protein, with protein MAKVTALKLHRLSRVLDVGFADGSKAQLPCEYLRVFSPSAEVRGHGGGEPKLVPGKRNVNISRIEPVGAYAVRLVFDDGHDSGLYSWEVLRQLAEEQDSNWKHYLARMADHGMSRDQDVMSLSALGPKKWTPPKA; from the coding sequence ATGGCCAAAGTCACCGCTCTCAAGCTCCACCGCCTTTCGCGCGTTCTCGATGTCGGCTTCGCCGACGGATCGAAGGCGCAACTGCCCTGCGAATACCTGCGCGTGTTTTCACCGTCCGCCGAGGTTCGCGGCCATGGCGGCGGTGAACCCAAGCTCGTGCCGGGGAAGCGCAACGTCAATATTTCCCGGATCGAACCGGTCGGCGCCTACGCCGTGCGCCTGGTGTTTGACGACGGCCACGACAGTGGCCTGTATTCATGGGAGGTGCTGCGGCAACTCGCCGAGGAGCAGGACAGCAATTGGAAGCACTATCTGGCGCGCATGGCCGATCACGGCATGTCGCGCGACCAGGACGTGATGAGCTTGTCCGCGCTCGGCCCGAAGAAGTGGACGCCGCCCAAGGCCTGA
- a CDS encoding TIGR00645 family protein, with protein sequence MPTLIFSSRWLQLPLYLGLILAQCVYVVLFVKELWHLMHGAFAFSEQEVMLIVLALIDVVMISNLLVMVIVGGYETFVSRLGLQGHPDQPEWLSHVNASVLKVKLAMAIIGISSIHLLKTFIEAGALGGLPICAEVAAGVRCTTVTEAGVMWQTIIHFAFILSALGIAWTDRIMSATAATKPVHAAH encoded by the coding sequence ATGCCGACTCTGATCTTTTCTTCACGTTGGCTGCAGTTGCCGCTGTATCTGGGCCTGATTCTGGCGCAGTGCGTCTACGTGGTGCTGTTCGTGAAGGAGCTCTGGCACCTGATGCACGGTGCCTTTGCCTTCAGCGAGCAGGAAGTGATGCTGATCGTGCTGGCGCTGATCGACGTGGTGATGATCTCCAATCTGCTGGTCATGGTGATCGTGGGCGGTTACGAAACCTTCGTCTCGCGTTTGGGCCTGCAGGGGCATCCGGACCAGCCGGAGTGGCTGAGCCACGTCAATGCCTCGGTGCTGAAAGTGAAGCTGGCGATGGCGATCATCGGCATTTCCTCGATCCACCTGCTCAAGACGTTCATTGAGGCCGGTGCGCTGGGCGGTCTGCCGATCTGCGCCGAGGTGGCGGCGGGCGTGCGCTGCACCACGGTGACGGAGGCTGGTGTGATGTGGCAGACGATCATCCATTTCGCCTTCATCCTGTCCGCGCTGGGCATTGCCTGGACCGACCGCATCATGAGCGCAACGGCTGCCACCAAGCCGGTCCATGCCGCGCACTGA
- the dbpA gene encoding ATP-dependent RNA helicase DbpA translates to MSTDGGTSEFAQLALPPALLKAVQAIGYTKMTPVQAQSLPPMLEGRDVIAQARTGSGKTAAFGLGLLSRIEVGLNQVQALVLCPTRELADQVANAIRRLASTTPNLKLLTLTGGRSVGPQLASLAHVPQIVVGTPGRLQDHLRKSTLDLGAIRVLVLDEADRMLDMGFEPAIRGIVSHTPSSRQTLLFSATFPPEIRAVSGWLQRDPLTVTVNEAPVSVRQRFFEIDLAQKNDLLKRLLGRYQPSSVLVFCNTRRDADSVADHLVRSGHSALALHGDLEQRERDEVLLRFAGGSCRVLVATDVAARGLDIPALPLVISYEVSPDADVHVHRVGRTGRAGAEGVALHLCSPRESARLKSIEPRVPGGIEWEKASLVEGTANSALQAPMRTLCIDRGRSDKMRRGDILGALTGDAGLSSSDVGRIDIMATRSYVAVERSKANAALSRLREHGIKGKKPRVRPIQ, encoded by the coding sequence ATGTCCACTGACGGCGGTACCTCAGAATTCGCGCAGCTCGCGCTCCCGCCCGCCTTGCTCAAGGCCGTGCAGGCCATCGGCTACACCAAAATGACGCCGGTGCAGGCACAGAGCCTGCCGCCGATGCTGGAGGGTCGGGACGTGATCGCGCAGGCGCGTACCGGTAGCGGCAAGACCGCGGCCTTCGGCTTGGGCCTGCTGTCGCGTATCGAAGTGGGCCTGAATCAGGTACAGGCGCTGGTGCTGTGCCCCACGCGTGAATTGGCCGACCAGGTCGCCAACGCGATCCGCCGGCTGGCCAGCACCACGCCGAATCTCAAGCTGCTGACGCTGACCGGCGGCCGTTCGGTCGGCCCGCAGCTGGCCTCGCTGGCCCATGTGCCGCAGATCGTGGTGGGCACCCCAGGACGCCTGCAGGACCATCTGCGCAAGTCCACGCTGGATCTCGGCGCGATCCGCGTGCTGGTACTGGACGAAGCCGATCGCATGCTCGACATGGGCTTTGAACCGGCGATACGCGGCATTGTCTCGCACACACCTAGTTCGCGGCAGACGTTGCTGTTCTCGGCCACGTTTCCACCGGAAATCCGCGCAGTCAGCGGCTGGCTGCAACGCGATCCGCTGACGGTGACCGTGAACGAGGCACCCGTATCGGTGCGCCAGCGCTTCTTCGAGATCGATCTGGCTCAGAAGAACGACCTGCTGAAACGTCTCTTGGGTCGCTACCAACCCTCGTCCGTGCTGGTGTTCTGCAATACACGGCGCGATGCCGACAGCGTGGCCGATCACCTGGTGCGCAGCGGCCATTCGGCGCTGGCCTTGCATGGCGATCTCGAACAGCGCGAACGAGACGAAGTGCTTTTGCGGTTCGCCGGCGGCAGTTGCCGCGTGCTGGTGGCCACGGACGTGGCCGCGCGCGGCCTGGACATTCCAGCCTTGCCGCTGGTGATCAGCTACGAGGTTTCACCGGACGCGGATGTGCATGTACACCGCGTCGGCCGTACCGGCCGTGCCGGCGCCGAAGGGGTGGCGCTGCACTTGTGTTCACCGCGCGAATCGGCACGACTCAAGTCGATCGAACCGCGAGTACCGGGTGGCATTGAATGGGAAAAGGCGTCCCTGGTCGAAGGCACCGCCAATTCTGCCCTGCAGGCGCCGATGCGCACGCTGTGCATCGATCGCGGCCGTTCCGACAAGATGCGCCGCGGTGACATACTCGGTGCCCTGACGGGCGACGCCGGTCTGTCGAGCAGCGATGTCGGCCGTATCGACATCATGGCGACGCGCAGCTACGTGGCGGTCGAGCGCAGCAAGGCCAACGCTGCGCTTTCACGTTTGCGCGAACACGGCATCAAGGGAAAGAAGCCGCGCGTGCGGCCGATCCAATGA